A single Hypanus sabinus isolate sHypSab1 chromosome 24, sHypSab1.hap1, whole genome shotgun sequence DNA region contains:
- the LOC132380714 gene encoding C3a anaphylatoxin chemotactic receptor-like: MFLSEEVCNLTLAGNSTAVGNMQWGASSITSLVIFALTFLLGVPGNGAVIWVIGFKMKSNVHMECFLTLALTDLIDCLTLPFRMTNISLTHSGYKAYFSCKFIGILMFLDASASTYLLCLISICRCLAITRATWFHQHLSLTWIRASCFGVWILAFVMCLPVLLLRDFQKESIVLEPFWFVFTFGLPFLIMITCYFLIGWRLQGNRFAKSKKPVRLIITVVVAFLICWIPNAVCDLLSAFTTPISQDWSLFTVALASFNSALNPFLYVFAGREFHQVFRRSLLASLHLAFAEQRPELETQSQTPNLTLNTNV, translated from the coding sequence ATGTTCTTATCCGAAGAAGTGTGCAATTTGACGCTCGCTGGGAATTCCACGGCAGTTGGAAACATGCAGTGGGGAGCATCCTCCATCACGTCATTGGTCATCTTCGCCCTCACCTTCCTACTGGGGGTCCCGGGTAACGGCGCAGTCATCTGGGTGATTGGCTTCAAGATGAAGAGTAATGTCCACATGGAGTGCTTCCTGACTTTGGCTCTGACTGACCTGATCGATTGCCTGACCCTTCCCTTCCGCATGACCAACATCTCCCTGACCCACTCCGGGTACAAAGCGTACTTTTCCTGTAAGTTTATTGGAATCTTGATGTTCCTCGACGCATCCGCCAGCACGTATCTGTTATGTCTGATCAGCATCTGCCGCTGCCTGGCTATTACTCGGGCCACTTGGTTCCATCAGCATCTGAGCCTCACGTGGATTCGTGCTTCCTGCTTCGGAGTCTGGATCCTAGCCTTCGTCATGTGCCTACCTGTCCTCCTGCTTcgggattttcagaaggaatcGATCGTCTTGGAGccattttggtttgttttcacttTCGGCCTCCCCTTTCTAATTATGATCACCTGCTACTTCCTGATAGGTTGGAGACTACAAGGGAACAGGTTCGCCAAATCGAAGAAGCCTGTCCGCCTCATCATCACCGTGGTCGTGGCCTTTTTGATCTGTTGGATCCCCAACGCTGTGTGCGACCTCCTATCGGCCTTCACCACACCGATTTCCCAGGACTGGTCATTATTCACTGTCGCCCTGGCCTCCTTCAACAGcgctctcaacccctttctctatGTCTTCGCTGGCCGTGAATTCCACCAGGTCTTCAGGCGCTCCCTCCTCGCCTCGCTCCATCTGGCCTTTGCCGAGCAGAGGCCTGAATTGGAGACCCAGTCCCAAACGCCCAACCTCACCTTAAATACGAATGTCTGA